One stretch of Phycisphaerae bacterium DNA includes these proteins:
- a CDS encoding metal ABC transporter permease, with protein MSTALATIDLWSSVILPAIDEALRRILPTKWGEYQFMRYALLECLLLAPVCAAVGVKVVNFRMAFFSDAISHSAFAGVAIGLLLHESFSAADPRMTLVLFGLIVGLGIAYVRRTTDLSNDTVIGVFFSAVVALGIAIVTRSGARTTQFQRYLYGDILNLDSADLGLSLLLGIAVLVFMIAGFNRLILVGLNDELAHSRGIRVRLYDYLFTLLLALVVTVSIRTAGILLVTALLVIPAATARNLARSAGGMFWWAIAFGLLSGVAGTLASFSDYLANVGTGAVIVLASVFFFIISALLRHK; from the coding sequence ATGAGTACGGCGTTGGCCACTATCGACCTCTGGAGCAGCGTTATCCTGCCGGCGATTGACGAGGCGCTCCGTCGTATCCTGCCCACAAAGTGGGGCGAATATCAGTTCATGCGATATGCTCTGCTGGAATGCCTGCTCTTGGCTCCGGTTTGTGCCGCCGTGGGCGTCAAAGTGGTCAACTTCCGAATGGCTTTCTTCTCCGACGCGATTTCGCACTCCGCGTTTGCCGGCGTGGCTATCGGCCTGCTGCTGCACGAATCCTTTTCTGCGGCCGATCCGCGCATGACGCTGGTGCTATTCGGCCTGATCGTCGGCCTCGGAATCGCCTACGTACGCCGTACCACCGATCTGTCGAACGATACGGTCATCGGCGTGTTCTTCAGCGCCGTGGTGGCCCTCGGCATCGCCATCGTCACCCGAAGCGGCGCCCGGACGACGCAGTTCCAACGGTATCTCTACGGCGATATCCTGAACCTCGACAGCGCAGACCTCGGACTGAGCCTCCTGTTGGGAATCGCCGTCCTCGTGTTCATGATCGCCGGATTCAACAGGCTGATTCTCGTCGGCCTGAACGACGAGTTGGCCCATAGCCGCGGCATCCGCGTGCGGCTCTATGATTACTTGTTTACTCTCCTCTTGGCCTTGGTCGTGACGGTGTCCATCCGGACCGCGGGAATCCTCCTGGTCACTGCCCTGCTGGTCATTCCCGCCGCAACCGCCCGCAACCTCGCACGAAGCGCCGGTGGAATGTTCTGGTGGGCAATAGCCTTCGGCTTACTCAGCGGCGTGGCCGGGACGCTGGCTTCCTTCTCAGACTACCTGGCCAACGTAGGTACCGGCGCCGTCATCGTCCTGGCAAGTGTGTTCTTCTTCATTATCAGTGCTCTTCTTCGGCACAAATAG
- a CDS encoding metal ABC transporter substrate-binding protein: MKPASGAHWRTILLIAVILAIVVAVVFLPSGRDSQQAARLKVVCTFLPNYVFTRNVVGDTPGVDIRLLVSTAVGCPHNYVVTPADLKAVSQADLIVANGLGLESFLDTLQKANPKARLITISDDCEILQSRTSHHHKHHSAETAASRPATDRQAAPNRNEHEHDNHHQGAATAPAPETDDHYDEEHAAGEPNPHVWVSPIQAIRQIRNLAHRLSEADPQYAARYQANAEAYVARIQALHRRLREASVRFANRRIVTFHDAFAYLAKDLDLEVVATLTLDPSRPPSAAEMTEVIDAIRRTGAAAVFFEPAYSDAVARTISRDAGVPAFPLNPFNSLDVDPTERSYEEVMEANLEVLVKALGS, translated from the coding sequence ATGAAACCTGCATCGGGCGCGCACTGGCGAACCATCCTCCTGATTGCGGTCATACTGGCCATAGTGGTTGCCGTCGTTTTCTTGCCCAGCGGACGCGACTCCCAACAGGCAGCCAGGCTCAAGGTCGTCTGCACCTTCCTGCCCAACTACGTGTTCACCCGCAACGTCGTCGGCGACACCCCGGGTGTCGATATCCGCCTGCTCGTATCCACCGCTGTCGGATGCCCCCACAACTATGTTGTGACCCCCGCAGATCTCAAGGCCGTGTCGCAAGCCGACTTGATTGTTGCCAATGGACTCGGGCTTGAATCGTTTCTGGATACGTTGCAGAAAGCCAATCCCAAAGCCAGGCTTATCACCATTTCCGACGACTGTGAGATCCTGCAAAGCCGGACCTCGCACCATCACAAGCACCACTCGGCAGAAACGGCTGCTTCAAGACCGGCGACGGACCGTCAAGCCGCACCCAACCGGAACGAACACGAGCACGACAATCACCACCAGGGTGCGGCAACCGCCCCTGCCCCGGAGACTGACGACCATTACGATGAGGAACATGCCGCCGGTGAACCGAACCCTCACGTATGGGTCTCGCCCATTCAAGCCATACGGCAGATCCGAAACCTGGCTCACCGGCTCTCCGAGGCAGACCCCCAATACGCCGCTCGCTATCAGGCCAATGCCGAAGCCTACGTTGCCCGCATCCAGGCCCTTCACCGGCGACTGCGGGAAGCATCTGTTCGCTTCGCCAACCGCCGGATTGTGACTTTCCACGACGCTTTCGCTTACCTGGCAAAGGATCTTGACCTCGAGGTCGTTGCCACATTGACGCTCGATCCATCAAGGCCCCCTTCCGCGGCGGAGATGACGGAGGTCATCGATGCCATACGCCGGACGGGAGCGGCGGCCGTGTTCTTTGAGCCCGCCTATTCGGATGCGGTCGCCCGCACCATCAGCCGTGACGCCGGCGTACCCGCCTTCCCGCTCAACCCCTTCAACAGCCTTGACGTCGATCCAACAGAACGGTCTTATGAAGAGGTCATGGAAGCAAACCTTGAAGTGCTGGTAAAGGCCCTTGGATCATGA
- a CDS encoding metal ABC transporter ATP-binding protein: MTLNAVPDNAAPTFALRLTNVGVTLGARPILEHITFEPAVGQINAIIGPNGAGKTTLLRAILGLVPYTGRIEWGASRNGKPLRVGYVPQRLDFDRGIPMTVMDFMCAGLQRTPVWLGHHRQARQLAQTWLDRVGGKDWADQPLGRLSGGELQRVLLAMALSDEPEILLLDEPVSGVDVTGEELFCDLLASLQRDSRYTMLLVSHDLSIVTRHAQYVLCLNKTVKCSGRTVETLTAENLKALYQQEVALYAHTGEHEGHSHGHTHHHGGSCGK, from the coding sequence ATGACCTTGAACGCGGTTCCCGACAACGCGGCGCCCACCTTCGCACTACGCTTGACGAACGTCGGCGTCACGCTCGGTGCGCGACCGATCCTGGAACATATCACCTTCGAGCCTGCCGTCGGGCAGATCAATGCGATCATCGGTCCCAACGGAGCCGGCAAGACTACGCTGCTGCGGGCCATTCTCGGCTTGGTGCCCTATACCGGTCGCATCGAGTGGGGTGCAAGCAGGAATGGCAAGCCGTTGCGGGTGGGCTACGTTCCGCAACGCTTGGACTTCGATCGCGGAATCCCGATGACCGTCATGGATTTCATGTGCGCAGGCCTTCAACGCACTCCCGTCTGGCTCGGACACCACAGGCAGGCTCGCCAATTGGCCCAGACCTGGCTGGATCGCGTCGGCGGCAAGGACTGGGCCGACCAGCCGCTTGGAAGGCTTTCGGGCGGCGAATTGCAGCGAGTGCTCCTGGCCATGGCCCTGTCCGACGAACCGGAAATCCTGCTGCTCGATGAACCCGTATCAGGCGTGGACGTGACCGGCGAGGAACTGTTCTGCGACCTCCTGGCCTCCCTGCAACGTGATTCTCGTTACACCATGCTGCTGGTCAGCCACGACCTGAGCATCGTCACGCGGCATGCCCAGTATGTTCTGTGTCTCAACAAAACGGTGAAATGCAGCGGAAGAACTGTCGAGACACTCACGGCAGAGAATCTAAAAGCTCTCTACCAGCAGGAAGTCGCCCTCTACGCCCATACCGGCGAGCACGAGGGGCACTCTCACGGCCACACGCATCATCACGGGGGCAGTTGCGGCAAATGA